A window from Primulina eburnea isolate SZY01 chromosome 2, ASM2296580v1, whole genome shotgun sequence encodes these proteins:
- the LOC140822785 gene encoding uncharacterized protein isoform X2, with protein MAKRRVRKNTKQSASIGNNDDQYGITSKKNEPAYQDYEVERQSAAIRALRDVEIDQLQTMLRLHRSYFSQEQLQVPVLQFFKENLPNLTIAGTGKDGQYDVQWKDADGNLTLNQADERTIHTSLLHGLSVAYPDFSTGIPSLGGFEFSNKSVKTVPFEADKLQISSLVLECPDSQAYELKNGLRTPDVSNNRLSIGMTPKTLRLPKNGEMLLSVHGSPLGVYKEDNMETIQETEDG; from the exons ATGGCAAAGCGAAGAGTACGAAAAAATACCAAACAGTCTGCGAGTATTGGGAACAATGATGATCAATACGGTATAACATCAAAGAAGAATGAACCAGCATACCAAGATTATGAAG ttgAACGTCAAAGTGCTGCGATCAGGGCTCTTAGGGATGTAGAAATTGATCAGCTGCAGACGATGTTACGGTTACATCGTTCGTATTTCAGCCAGGAACAGTTGCAAGTCCCCGTACTGCAGTTTTTTAAGGAAAACCTTCCAAATCTAACCATTGCTGGGACTGGGAAGGATGGCCAGTATGATGTGCAATGGAAAGATGCGGACGGGAACTTGACTCTCAACCAAGCAGATGAGAGAACAATACACACTTCTCTTTTACATGGGCTGTCAGTTGCTTATCCTGATTTCTCCACTGGAATTCCATCTTTGGGaggctttgaattttcaaataaatcTG TGAAAACAGTCCCTTTTGAGGCTGATAAACTGCAGATCAGTAGCCTT gTCTTGGAATGTCCTGATTCTCAAGCATATGAGCTGAAGAATGGCCTGCGAACTCCAGAT GTCAGCAACAACAGGTTGTCCATTGGAATGACACCCAAAACTCTCAGGCTTCCAAAAAATGGGGAGATGCTCTTATCTGTGCATGGATCTCCCCTTGGTGTTTACAAGGAAGACAACATGGAAACAATACAAG AGACGGAAGATGGTTAG
- the LOC140822783 gene encoding replication protein A 70 kDa DNA-binding subunit D-like isoform X2, with product MCFHHVSLRKLKNTYRTLFFVNEERKPLILTLWEEFLENEAPYLVENVHNMPIILGMRLSVNTFYGLSIGTVPNSTILFEPPIPQTKQLMIWINNNKEYIESVVTEKLYEKAKQAIAPPLSFQIRKISQILSLTEMVKSFWIKATLKITDSEHRLYFLACPGCSRACGGAYKYEFTCFYCNNDFPSPKPLLRFQADLYDGTGNLRAFMEHNEAKILLGMSGEEIIEAEQQEREFSLDSINEQFKKLQFLLQIRTSKNELRRRVFVRHTIIACLPTSDSSSTSHSSEEKSTSLHTHEDHEADIAMIESQESTSKTPEEHLAIELVEHQIASSGKRKLEAKKDTTKEGLKHSKQD from the exons ATGTGTTTCCACCACGTTTCGTTGAGAAAACTAAAAAACACTTACAGGACTTTGTTTTTTGTCAACGAAGA ACGCAAGCCTTTAATCCTCACATTATGGGAGGAATTTCTGGAAAACGAAGCTCCTTATCTGGTTGAAAATGTTCACAACATGCCCATCATTTTGGGAATGAGGCTTTCTGTGAACACATTTTACG GGTTGTCCATTGGAACAGTGCCAAATAGTACTATTTTATTTGAGCCTCCCATACCACAAACCAAACAACTAATGATATG GATAAACAACAACAAAGAATATATTGAAAGTGTTGTTACCGAGAAGTTATATGAAAAAGCAAAACAAGCAATAGCCCCACCTCTTAGCTTTCAGATACGGAAAATTAGTCAAATTCTTAGCTTGACTGAAATG GTCAAATCTTTTTGGATCAAAGCTACGCTGAAAATAACTGATTCTGAACATCGGTTATACTTTTTAGCTTGTCCAGGTTGTTCTAGAGCATGTGGAGGAGCCTACAAATATGAATTTACATGTTTCTACTGCAACAATGATTTCCCAAGCCCAAAACCATT GTTACGTTTTCAAGCAGATTTGTACGATGGAACAGGGAATTTACGTGCTTTTATGGAACATAACGAGGCAAAAATACTATTAGGCATGTCCGGCGAAGAAATCATCGAAGCAGAGCAACAA GAAAGAGAATTTAGTCTTGACAGTATTAATGAACAATTCAAGAAACTACAGTTCCTACTTCAAATCAGAACATCAAAAAACGAACTCAGGAGGAGAGTTTTCGTTCGACATACAATAATCGCATGCCTACCAACATCTGATTCATCGTCAACATCACACAGCTCCGAAGAAAAAAGCACATCTTTACATACGCATGAAGACCATGAGGCAGATATTGCTATGATTGAATCTCAAGAAAGCACCTCAAAAACACCAGAGGAACATCTAGCAATAGAACTTGTCGAACATCAAATTGCCTCAAGTGGTAAAAGAAAACTTGAAGCTAAGAAAGATACAACCAAAGAAGGTTTGAAGCATTCAAAACAAGACTAA
- the LOC140822783 gene encoding replication protein A 70 kDa DNA-binding subunit B-like isoform X1, with translation MPTKSCYLMNWSCLLDLLCSVMHVFPPRFVEKTKKHLQDFLYYAYRRKPLILTLWEEFLENEAPYLVENVHNMPIILGMRLSVNTFYGLSIGTVPNSTILFEPPIPQTKQLMIWINNNKEYIESVVTEKLYEKAKQAIAPPLSFQIRKISQILSLTEMVKSFWIKATLKITDSEHRLYFLACPGCSRACGGAYKYEFTCFYCNNDFPSPKPLLRFQADLYDGTGNLRAFMEHNEAKILLGMSGEEIIEAEQQEREFSLDSINEQFKKLQFLLQIRTSKNELRRRVFVRHTIIACLPTSDSSSTSHSSEEKSTSLHTHEDHEADIAMIESQESTSKTPEEHLAIELVEHQIASSGKRKLEAKKDTTKEGLKHSKQD, from the exons ATGCCAACTAAGTCTTGTTATTTAATGAACTGGTCTTGTCTTTTAGACTTATTGTGCAGTGTTATGCATGTGTTTCCACCACGTTTCGTTGAGAAAACTAAAAAACACTTACAGGACTTT CTTTATTATGCATACAGACGCAAGCCTTTAATCCTCACATTATGGGAGGAATTTCTGGAAAACGAAGCTCCTTATCTGGTTGAAAATGTTCACAACATGCCCATCATTTTGGGAATGAGGCTTTCTGTGAACACATTTTACG GGTTGTCCATTGGAACAGTGCCAAATAGTACTATTTTATTTGAGCCTCCCATACCACAAACCAAACAACTAATGATATG GATAAACAACAACAAAGAATATATTGAAAGTGTTGTTACCGAGAAGTTATATGAAAAAGCAAAACAAGCAATAGCCCCACCTCTTAGCTTTCAGATACGGAAAATTAGTCAAATTCTTAGCTTGACTGAAATG GTCAAATCTTTTTGGATCAAAGCTACGCTGAAAATAACTGATTCTGAACATCGGTTATACTTTTTAGCTTGTCCAGGTTGTTCTAGAGCATGTGGAGGAGCCTACAAATATGAATTTACATGTTTCTACTGCAACAATGATTTCCCAAGCCCAAAACCATT GTTACGTTTTCAAGCAGATTTGTACGATGGAACAGGGAATTTACGTGCTTTTATGGAACATAACGAGGCAAAAATACTATTAGGCATGTCCGGCGAAGAAATCATCGAAGCAGAGCAACAA GAAAGAGAATTTAGTCTTGACAGTATTAATGAACAATTCAAGAAACTACAGTTCCTACTTCAAATCAGAACATCAAAAAACGAACTCAGGAGGAGAGTTTTCGTTCGACATACAATAATCGCATGCCTACCAACATCTGATTCATCGTCAACATCACACAGCTCCGAAGAAAAAAGCACATCTTTACATACGCATGAAGACCATGAGGCAGATATTGCTATGATTGAATCTCAAGAAAGCACCTCAAAAACACCAGAGGAACATCTAGCAATAGAACTTGTCGAACATCAAATTGCCTCAAGTGGTAAAAGAAAACTTGAAGCTAAGAAAGATACAACCAAAGAAGGTTTGAAGCATTCAAAACAAGACTAA
- the LOC140822785 gene encoding uncharacterized protein isoform X1 produces MCELHLCTSLIISMAKRRVRKNTKQSASIGNNDDQYGITSKKNEPAYQDYEVERQSAAIRALRDVEIDQLQTMLRLHRSYFSQEQLQVPVLQFFKENLPNLTIAGTGKDGQYDVQWKDADGNLTLNQADERTIHTSLLHGLSVAYPDFSTGIPSLGGFEFSNKSVKTVPFEADKLQISSLVLECPDSQAYELKNGLRTPDVSNNRLSIGMTPKTLRLPKNGEMLLSVHGSPLGVYKEDNMETIQETEDG; encoded by the exons ATGTGCGAGCTTCATCTCTGTACTTC ATTGATAATTTCCATGGCAAAGCGAAGAGTACGAAAAAATACCAAACAGTCTGCGAGTATTGGGAACAATGATGATCAATACGGTATAACATCAAAGAAGAATGAACCAGCATACCAAGATTATGAAG ttgAACGTCAAAGTGCTGCGATCAGGGCTCTTAGGGATGTAGAAATTGATCAGCTGCAGACGATGTTACGGTTACATCGTTCGTATTTCAGCCAGGAACAGTTGCAAGTCCCCGTACTGCAGTTTTTTAAGGAAAACCTTCCAAATCTAACCATTGCTGGGACTGGGAAGGATGGCCAGTATGATGTGCAATGGAAAGATGCGGACGGGAACTTGACTCTCAACCAAGCAGATGAGAGAACAATACACACTTCTCTTTTACATGGGCTGTCAGTTGCTTATCCTGATTTCTCCACTGGAATTCCATCTTTGGGaggctttgaattttcaaataaatcTG TGAAAACAGTCCCTTTTGAGGCTGATAAACTGCAGATCAGTAGCCTT gTCTTGGAATGTCCTGATTCTCAAGCATATGAGCTGAAGAATGGCCTGCGAACTCCAGAT GTCAGCAACAACAGGTTGTCCATTGGAATGACACCCAAAACTCTCAGGCTTCCAAAAAATGGGGAGATGCTCTTATCTGTGCATGGATCTCCCCTTGGTGTTTACAAGGAAGACAACATGGAAACAATACAAG AGACGGAAGATGGTTAG